The Deinococcus seoulensis genome window below encodes:
- a CDS encoding MFS transporter: MTFRDRLPLRPGTARAVTAAAFSLACAEMIRSGLYLSYLGQSTLAQDALGITPSVVGLAWALHIGADTVMRGPAGLLIARYGLRPVMIAGAGLSLLALALLPAAHAAWALLLIAALHGVGFSAAWPGAMNLTADSTTDGVQGRALTAVSMVILPFIGLGYFLFGTLRGAPLQSVYLLSLGVLGLSLLAAFLLPARAVRGPAREVMNAGARREVLRRLRPLLPAALMQTVTLSLFGQVLFRVTDELNLTYWTMIAILVTGGAAAFGSLPFIGKVADRGRATLTLTAGFGLIALGMAGIALLPPTWALFPLAALVGLGFAGVQPGWGALVTRTLPEPQRPAAWGVLMTLENIGTAVGPLLGTLAFVQLGARGPFALGALLALLATVFYVLFRHAFPPAQRTDAPVTGAGEVTS; this comes from the coding sequence GTGACCTTCCGAGACCGCCTTCCCCTCCGCCCCGGCACGGCGCGCGCCGTGACTGCCGCCGCCTTCTCGCTGGCCTGCGCGGAGATGATCCGCTCGGGCCTGTACCTGTCGTACCTGGGCCAGAGCACCCTGGCGCAGGACGCCCTGGGCATCACGCCGTCCGTGGTGGGCCTCGCGTGGGCGCTGCATATCGGCGCGGACACCGTCATGCGCGGCCCCGCCGGACTGCTGATCGCCCGCTATGGCCTGCGCCCGGTCATGATCGCCGGGGCGGGCCTGAGCCTGCTGGCCCTGGCGCTGCTGCCCGCCGCGCACGCCGCCTGGGCCCTGCTGCTGATCGCCGCGCTGCACGGCGTGGGCTTCAGCGCCGCGTGGCCCGGCGCGATGAACCTCACGGCGGACTCCACCACGGACGGCGTGCAGGGACGCGCCCTGACCGCCGTGTCCATGGTGATCCTGCCGTTCATCGGGCTGGGGTACTTCCTGTTCGGCACGCTGCGCGGCGCACCCCTTCAGAGCGTGTACCTGCTCAGCCTGGGCGTGCTGGGGCTGTCGCTGCTGGCCGCGTTCCTGCTGCCGGCCCGCGCCGTCCGTGGCCCCGCCCGCGAGGTCATGAACGCCGGGGCACGCCGCGAGGTGCTGCGCCGCCTGCGCCCGCTGCTGCCCGCCGCGCTGATGCAGACCGTCACGCTCTCGCTGTTCGGACAGGTGCTGTTCCGCGTGACCGACGAACTGAACCTGACGTACTGGACCATGATCGCCATTCTGGTCACGGGCGGGGCCGCCGCGTTCGGCAGCCTGCCGTTCATCGGGAAGGTCGCCGACCGGGGCCGCGCCACCCTGACCCTGACCGCCGGGTTCGGCCTGATCGCGCTCGGCATGGCCGGTATCGCCCTGCTGCCGCCCACCTGGGCGCTGTTCCCGCTGGCCGCGCTGGTCGGGCTGGGCTTTGCCGGCGTGCAGCCCGGCTGGGGCGCCCTGGTCACCCGCACGCTGCCTGAACCGCAGCGGCCCGCCGCGTGGGGCGTCCTGATGACCCTGGAGAACATCGGCACGGCCGTCGGGCCACTGCTGGGCACCCTGGCGTTCGTGCAGCTCGGCGCGCGCGGCCCCTTCGCGCTGGGCGCACTGCTGGCACTGCTGGCCACCGTCTTCTACGTTCTGTTCCGCCACGCCTTCCCACCCGCCCAGCGGAC
- a CDS encoding glycosyltransferase: protein MPGFTVVIPARNEEVYLPLTLRALAGQRHAPDEVIVVDNRSTDRTVEVARAWGATVLRCEEPGVARTRQMGLEAARSEWVATTDADSLPSPQWLEKLSEAAPGRAALYGPMRFCGVAPHWSRLSGAGYSAFLHACRIVGKPNLAGANMAYSRGAALLAGGYPDVEAYEDVILGQEIARLGEVAFVPGALVETSARRLERGLLPFAWQHLRNITGHTRGYFAESEGARPER from the coding sequence GTGCCCGGATTCACCGTCGTCATTCCCGCCCGTAACGAGGAGGTCTACCTGCCCCTGACGCTGCGCGCGCTGGCCGGGCAGCGCCACGCGCCCGACGAGGTGATCGTGGTGGACAACCGCAGCACCGACCGGACGGTGGAGGTCGCGCGGGCCTGGGGCGCGACCGTGCTGCGCTGCGAGGAGCCGGGCGTGGCCCGCACCCGCCAGATGGGCCTGGAAGCCGCAAGAAGCGAGTGGGTCGCCACGACCGACGCGGACTCGCTGCCCAGTCCGCAGTGGCTGGAGAAGCTCAGTGAGGCCGCGCCGGGCCGCGCGGCGCTGTACGGCCCGATGCGGTTCTGCGGGGTCGCGCCGCACTGGTCGCGGCTGTCGGGCGCCGGGTACAGCGCGTTCCTGCACGCCTGCCGGATCGTGGGGAAACCCAACCTGGCGGGCGCGAACATGGCGTACTCGCGCGGGGCGGCGCTGCTGGCCGGCGGGTACCCGGACGTGGAAGCCTACGAGGACGTGATCCTGGGTCAGGAAATCGCGCGGCTGGGCGAGGTGGCGTTCGTGCCGGGCGCACTGGTGGAGACCAGCGCGCGGCGGCTGGAGCGCGGCCTGCTGCCGTTCGCGTGGCAGCACCTGCGCAACATCACTGGTCATACGCGAGGGTATTTCGCGGAGTCAGAAGGGGCTCGCCCGGAAAGGTGA
- a CDS encoding glycosyltransferase family 4 protein: MKPLRIGLFTDTFLPDQNGIVTSVALLSDELRAQGHHVDVVAPDFPEHVDTRSDVVRVDSLRYMFLPTYRLAWPTRRDFQQKYDVVHTHTPLTLGLAGARLARKWKVPHVATYHTHIEAYTHYVPGVTALQRHTGVVTRVMSLLYGRADAVITPTAGMMDVLRAMRVRNPVVIPTSIDPRVLRAAPPVENPWPAGKRRLLSVGRLAREKRFDHVLDTLTGLPDAHLVILGEGPERQHLEAHAARIGVTDRVTFLGMRPWEQIGAYYRLAELFLFASDTETQGLVLQEAQLMGVPVVAVGARGTLSGVAHERSGYLVAPADVNALTRHARDILESPQLWAQLSAGARAFGSSTTPAGVAQQVLDVYADVLGMPTQVTFPGEPLLTPRNTLAYDQ, from the coding sequence ATGAAACCGCTGCGGATCGGGCTGTTCACCGACACGTTCCTGCCGGACCAGAACGGCATCGTGACCAGTGTCGCCCTGCTCAGCGACGAACTGCGCGCCCAGGGACACCACGTCGACGTGGTCGCCCCGGACTTCCCGGAACACGTGGACACCCGCAGCGACGTGGTCCGCGTGGACAGCCTGCGTTACATGTTCCTGCCCACCTACCGCCTCGCGTGGCCCACCCGCCGGGACTTCCAGCAGAAGTACGACGTGGTGCACACCCACACGCCCCTGACCCTGGGACTGGCAGGCGCCCGGCTGGCCCGCAAGTGGAAGGTGCCGCATGTCGCCACGTACCACACACACATCGAGGCGTACACGCACTACGTGCCGGGCGTGACGGCCCTGCAACGCCACACGGGCGTCGTGACCCGCGTCATGAGCCTGCTGTACGGCCGCGCCGACGCCGTCATCACGCCCACCGCCGGCATGATGGACGTCCTGCGCGCCATGCGCGTGCGCAACCCGGTCGTGATTCCCACCAGCATCGACCCGCGCGTCCTGCGGGCCGCCCCGCCGGTCGAGAACCCCTGGCCCGCCGGGAAACGCCGCCTGCTCAGCGTGGGCCGCCTCGCGCGCGAGAAACGCTTCGATCACGTGCTCGACACCCTGACCGGCCTGCCCGACGCGCACCTCGTGATCCTGGGTGAAGGACCGGAACGCCAGCACCTGGAAGCGCACGCCGCCCGCATCGGCGTGACCGACCGCGTGACCTTCCTGGGCATGCGCCCCTGGGAGCAGATCGGCGCGTACTACCGTCTCGCGGAACTGTTCCTGTTCGCCAGCGACACCGAGACGCAGGGCCTGGTGCTTCAGGAGGCGCAGCTGATGGGCGTGCCGGTCGTGGCGGTCGGTGCGCGCGGCACCCTGAGCGGCGTGGCGCACGAACGCAGCGGGTACCTCGTGGCGCCGGCTGACGTGAACGCCCTGACCCGCCACGCCCGCGACATCCTGGAGAGCCCGCAGCTGTGGGCGCAGCTGTCGGCCGGCGCGCGCGCGTTCGGTTCGTCCACCACCCCGGCCGGCGTGGCGCAGCAGGTGCTGGACGTGTACGCCGACGTGCTGGGCATGCCCACCCAGGTCACCTTTCCGGGCGAGCCCCTTCTGACTCCGCGAAATACCCTCGCGTATGACCAGTGA
- a CDS encoding YkoP family protein encodes MASSHSPQERATHDRAAQGLLLRLALRAGVGGAWHGGHPGAPQVALLVPVADVPALHAALTALEGVPATLLISPALARLDPQGVRAAALAGHELAGAGDPTDLTLLEAVAGQAVTSWAAPDSVPALRGLLARGLRPLPAPEGRPEPGALRSVPPADLNATLTAWRALGYRPVPLRDLPDARTGTPRDLLTLAYTRVVEDRFARDHGVIDLTARADAVMRVAPLDHAPAPLPLPPGTPTAELHLHSPRVVGLAARSQLGAYRAYVRSLKDVAAALHERPELASAQAVFAVTLFHGPLAQAGFTLLDLPPARSRWYGLGFRLLRAAYGTTRAPSEGTPKMAWMPREEFLRRYS; translated from the coding sequence ATGGCCTCCTCTCACAGTCCGCAGGAACGCGCGACCCACGACCGCGCCGCACAGGGGCTGCTGCTGCGGCTGGCGCTGCGGGCCGGGGTGGGTGGCGCGTGGCACGGCGGGCATCCGGGCGCGCCGCAGGTGGCCCTGCTGGTGCCGGTCGCGGACGTTCCGGCGCTGCACGCGGCCCTGACGGCGCTGGAGGGCGTGCCCGCGACCCTGCTGATCTCCCCTGCCCTGGCCCGCCTGGACCCGCAGGGCGTGCGGGCCGCCGCGCTGGCCGGGCATGAACTGGCAGGCGCGGGCGACCCCACCGACCTGACCCTGCTGGAAGCCGTGGCCGGGCAGGCCGTCACGAGCTGGGCCGCGCCGGACAGCGTACCGGCTCTGCGCGGCCTGCTGGCGCGTGGGCTGCGGCCCCTGCCCGCGCCCGAGGGACGCCCTGAACCCGGCGCGCTACGCAGCGTCCCGCCCGCCGACCTGAACGCCACCCTGACGGCGTGGCGGGCACTGGGCTACCGGCCCGTGCCGCTGCGGGACCTGCCGGACGCCCGCACCGGCACGCCGCGCGACCTGCTGACCCTGGCGTACACCCGCGTGGTCGAGGACCGCTTCGCGCGCGATCACGGCGTGATCGACCTGACCGCCCGCGCCGACGCGGTCATGCGGGTCGCGCCGCTGGACCACGCGCCCGCCCCGCTGCCCCTGCCGCCCGGCACGCCCACCGCCGAACTGCACCTGCACTCGCCGCGTGTCGTGGGACTGGCCGCCCGCAGTCAACTGGGCGCGTACCGCGCTTACGTGCGGAGCCTGAAGGACGTGGCGGCCGCCCTGCACGAACGCCCGGAACTGGCCTCCGCGCAGGCCGTGTTCGCCGTGACACTGTTTCACGGGCCGCTGGCGCAGGCGGGCTTCACGCTGCTGGACCTGCCGCCCGCACGTTCCCGCTGGTACGGCCTGGGGTTCCGACTGCTGCGCGCCGCGTACGGCACGACCCGCGCGCCCAGCGAGGGCACCCCGAAAATGGCGTGGATGCCCCGCGAGGAATTCCTGCGCCGCTACAGCTGA
- a CDS encoding VOC family protein, giving the protein MTRDALSRRVQVQGLHHVTIVGSTRQSALDFWEGVLGMPFVFEQPNLGNPAENHLYFDPGDGRLLTVFTDEGRVDAGRDAPREPGTVEHLAFNVSRATFQLAPARLRARGIEVLERDRGFMDSIYFRDPNGMKVELACYKFETPEGLRDADVLRRAYELRVARGDDYLSPEHLADAIEDLLRR; this is encoded by the coding sequence ATGACCCGCGACGCCCTCAGCCGCCGGGTGCAGGTGCAGGGCCTGCATCACGTCACCATCGTCGGTTCCACCCGCCAGAGCGCCCTGGACTTCTGGGAGGGGGTGCTGGGCATGCCGTTCGTGTTCGAACAACCCAACCTCGGCAACCCGGCCGAGAACCACCTGTACTTCGACCCCGGCGACGGCCGCCTGCTGACCGTCTTTACCGACGAGGGCCGCGTGGACGCCGGGCGGGACGCGCCGCGCGAACCGGGCACCGTCGAGCACCTGGCGTTCAACGTGTCCCGCGCGACCTTCCAGCTGGCCCCCGCGCGGCTGCGCGCACGCGGCATCGAGGTCCTGGAACGCGACCGGGGCTTCATGGACTCCATCTATTTCCGCGATCCGAACGGCATGAAGGTCGAACTGGCCTGCTACAAGTTCGAGACGCCCGAGGGCCTGCGCGACGCGGACGTGCTGCGCCGCGCCTACGAACTGCGCGTGGCACGCGGCGACGACTACCTGAGTCCCGAACACCTCGCGGACGCCATCGAGGACCTGCTGCGCCGCTGA
- a CDS encoding GAF domain-containing sensor histidine kinase produces MSGHLPQGAGVALPPLPPGLSAASTVAQFAGLLAAYACRVTHAHGVQVWVVTDGQLQPVAAEGRGLALSDGTLAADALTGGTLLHEGMLAALPFGCGVLEFVGADPDGLHALLGAGPLLALAVEGVQAREARRGHGRIAETVEGLMRRLGGSLDLSEVLTVTAQSAALALGFRRAFVALFSELSDGGARTGEVFTHGFTQPFTGGIGVGPVTFETLVRRGEAIRFERGRDHESPLARGLRELNPETAVIAPLNARGQPLGLLYVDTTEQVPATEDDARIVLALAEQAALAIDNARLYGIETRKREAAEALREAGAALAGSLHLSETLERVLERAVTLFRADAAAVYEKQPDGRSINIRSAVGLSSEYMLRVKAKVGLGVTGRAVGEGTLIAARDLTTESGGGSSRYTRQLLATHTYPYRGVVSLPLRVGPNVFGALTLYWTAPLPLDSDDLALAGVFASQAGLAIENARLYEEEQLREREAGALLAISRMLGERPQGQPDDAALRDVIREATLTLHAGRGLLALFPDATGSLADPPPGPDGWQVTRCAAYNLHLPDASELADLSAQLGRGPRPLTRRYALPVAGSALIVPLLSAQTDARTPLGFLYFDDPGRDPPGDRTLQLARSLADQIAQTLTRERLLAALEREEARYRQLAEGAHDLIISSDAHGVIDYANPAARTLLEPLTGPLTGANLLTLPTRDTQAALQLAWSDAQARTSGSRAEIRIGPYHLEVRVGSVDHGRGVLTVSRDLSELQTLADEIARRGQALEAATSRQSELRSFLTLFTQAQEEERRRISRELHDDTAQVLTATTRRVARLARDLSGEQKARADDILLDLNAAIDGVRRFARNLRPSVLDDLGLLPALEWLATQALTTTRLEVSGADRRLSPATELTVFRLAQEALNNVDKHAHAHTAAIRVAFGEPPQGGVRVAITDDGRGFTTEQAHAQAQAGHLGLLGLRERVTLAGGTLDVQSAPGEGTTLTFTLPG; encoded by the coding sequence GTGAGCGGTCACCTGCCCCAGGGCGCGGGCGTGGCGCTGCCCCCGCTGCCGCCCGGCCTGTCGGCGGCCTCCACGGTCGCGCAGTTCGCGGGGCTGCTGGCCGCGTACGCCTGCCGGGTCACGCACGCGCACGGCGTGCAGGTGTGGGTGGTCACGGACGGGCAGTTGCAGCCCGTCGCGGCCGAGGGACGCGGACTGGCCCTCAGTGACGGCACGCTCGCCGCAGACGCCCTGACCGGCGGCACGCTGCTGCACGAAGGGATGCTGGCGGCCCTGCCGTTCGGGTGCGGGGTGCTGGAATTCGTGGGTGCCGACCCGGACGGCCTGCACGCACTGCTGGGCGCCGGGCCGCTGCTGGCGCTGGCCGTCGAGGGCGTGCAGGCCCGCGAGGCCCGGCGCGGCCACGGACGCATCGCCGAGACCGTCGAGGGCCTGATGCGCCGCCTGGGCGGCAGCCTGGACCTGTCCGAGGTGCTGACCGTCACCGCGCAGAGCGCCGCGCTGGCCCTGGGGTTCCGGCGGGCGTTCGTGGCGCTGTTCAGCGAACTCAGCGACGGCGGGGCACGCACCGGCGAGGTCTTCACGCACGGGTTCACGCAGCCGTTCACGGGCGGGATCGGCGTGGGCCCCGTGACCTTCGAGACGCTGGTCCGCCGGGGCGAGGCGATCCGCTTCGAGCGGGGCCGCGATCACGAGTCGCCGCTGGCGCGCGGCCTGCGGGAACTGAACCCGGAAACGGCCGTCATCGCGCCGCTGAACGCGCGCGGGCAACCGCTGGGCCTGCTGTACGTGGACACCACCGAGCAGGTGCCCGCCACCGAGGACGACGCCCGCATCGTGCTGGCCCTGGCCGAGCAGGCTGCGCTGGCCATCGACAACGCCCGCCTGTACGGCATCGAGACCCGCAAACGCGAGGCGGCCGAGGCGCTGCGCGAGGCCGGCGCGGCCCTGGCCGGCAGCCTGCACCTCAGCGAGACGCTGGAACGCGTGCTGGAACGCGCCGTGACCCTGTTCCGCGCGGACGCCGCCGCCGTGTACGAGAAACAACCGGACGGCCGCAGCATCAACATCCGCTCGGCGGTCGGCCTGAGCAGCGAGTACATGCTGCGCGTGAAAGCCAAGGTGGGTCTGGGCGTCACGGGCCGCGCGGTCGGGGAGGGCACCCTGATCGCCGCGCGCGACCTGACGACCGAGAGTGGCGGCGGCAGCAGCCGCTACACCCGGCAACTGCTGGCCACCCACACCTACCCGTACCGGGGCGTGGTCAGCCTGCCGCTGCGGGTCGGTCCGAACGTGTTCGGCGCACTCACCCTGTACTGGACGGCGCCGCTGCCGCTCGACAGTGACGACCTGGCACTGGCCGGGGTGTTCGCCTCGCAGGCGGGCCTCGCCATCGAGAACGCCCGCCTGTACGAGGAAGAGCAGCTGCGCGAACGCGAGGCCGGGGCGCTGCTGGCCATCAGCCGCATGCTGGGCGAACGCCCCCAGGGGCAACCCGACGACGCTGCGCTGCGCGACGTGATCCGCGAGGCGACCCTGACCCTGCACGCCGGACGCGGCCTGCTGGCCCTGTTCCCCGACGCGACCGGCAGCCTCGCCGACCCCCCGCCCGGCCCGGACGGCTGGCAGGTGACGCGCTGCGCGGCGTACAACCTGCACCTCCCGGACGCCTCCGAACTGGCCGACCTGAGCGCACAACTGGGCCGTGGCCCCCGCCCCCTGACCCGCCGCTACGCCCTGCCGGTGGCGGGCAGCGCCCTGATCGTCCCGCTGCTGAGCGCCCAGACCGACGCCCGCACGCCCCTGGGATTCCTGTACTTCGATGATCCGGGCCGCGACCCGCCGGGCGACCGCACCCTGCAACTGGCCCGCAGTCTGGCCGACCAGATCGCGCAGACCCTGACCCGCGAACGCCTGCTGGCCGCCCTGGAACGCGAGGAAGCCCGCTACCGGCAACTCGCGGAGGGCGCGCACGACCTGATCATCAGCAGCGACGCGCACGGCGTGATCGACTACGCCAACCCGGCCGCCCGCACCCTCCTGGAACCCCTGACCGGCCCGCTGACCGGCGCGAACCTCCTGACCCTCCCCACCCGCGACACGCAGGCGGCCCTGCAACTCGCGTGGTCCGACGCGCAGGCCCGCACCAGCGGCAGCCGCGCCGAGATCCGCATCGGCCCGTACCACCTGGAAGTCCGGGTGGGCAGCGTGGACCACGGGCGCGGCGTGCTGACCGTCAGCCGCGACCTGAGCGAACTGCAGACCCTGGCCGACGAGATCGCCCGACGCGGACAGGCGCTGGAGGCCGCCACCAGCCGCCAGAGCGAACTGCGCAGCTTCCTGACCCTGTTCACGCAGGCGCAGGAGGAAGAACGCCGCCGCATCAGCCGCGAACTGCACGACGACACCGCGCAGGTCCTGACCGCCACCACCCGCCGCGTGGCCAGACTGGCCCGCGACCTGAGCGGCGAACAGAAAGCCCGCGCAGACGACATCCTGCTCGACCTGAACGCCGCCATCGACGGCGTGCGCCGCTTCGCGCGGAACCTGCGCCCCAGCGTCCTGGACGACCTGGGCCTGCTCCCGGCCCTGGAATGGCTGGCCACGCAGGCCCTGACCACCACCCGCCTGGAAGTCAGCGGCGCCGACCGCCGCCTGAGCCCCGCCACGGAACTCACGGTGTTCCGGCTGGCGCAGGAAGCCCTGAACAACGTCGACAAGCATGCCCACGCGCACACCGCCGCCATCCGCGTGGCCTTCGGCGAGCCGCCACAGGGCGGGGTGCGGGTCGCCATCACCGACGACGGCCGGGGCTTTACCACCGAACAGGCGCACGCGCAGGCGCAGGCTGGACACCTGGGCCTGCTGGGCCTGCGCGAACGCGTGACCCTGGCCGGCGGCACCCTGGACGTGCAGAGCGCCCCCGGCGAGGGCACCACCCTGACCTTCACCCTGCCGGGTTAA